From Marinomonas maritima:
GTTGTATTAGGTATTGTTGGTTTTGCTTTACTCGCATTTTTCACTAATTGGGTCGCCGTCGCTTTTGCGGTATTCGGTTATGTGGTTTATGTTGGTTTTTACACACTTTACTTTAAGCGCAAGTCCGTTTATGGGACTTTTGTTGGTAGCTTATCTGGCGCTGTGCCTCCTGTTGTAGGTTATTGTGCCGCAGCGGGTCAGTTCGATGCTGGTGCGGCGATTTTGCTGACTATGTTTTGTATTTGGCAAATGCCACATTCTTACGCTATCGCTATTTTTCGCTACAAAGATTACGAAGCAGCGGGCATTCCTGTATTGCCTGTTTCTCAAGGTATAGCGAAAGCTAAACGACACATCATTTTTCACATTGCCCTCTTTGCGATAGTGGCGGCGCTTTTACCGCTGACGGGTTATGTTGGGATTGGCTTTATGGTCGTTGCGTTGGCAACCAGTCTTTGGTGGCTTGCTATGGCGTTA
This genomic window contains:
- the cyoE gene encoding heme o synthase; amino-acid sequence: MFKRYLQVTKPGIIMGNLISVAGGFFLASRGEIDWILMLATVIGLSLVVASGCAINNYVDRDIDAKMQRTRNRVTVNGEMSGKAAFFHGVVLGIVGFALLAFFTNWVAVAFAVFGYVVYVGFYTLYFKRKSVYGTFVGSLSGAVPPVVGYCAAAGQFDAGAAILLTMFCIWQMPHSYAIAIFRYKDYEAAGIPVLPVSQGIAKAKRHIIFHIALFAIVAALLPLTGYVGIGFMVVALATSLWWLAMALRGYRPGIDVNGWARQVFFFSIITVTALSVTMALDFNEVSPNLLVFSAH